A stretch of the Prochlorococcus marinus str. MIT 0918 genome encodes the following:
- a CDS encoding LysR family transcriptional regulator has protein sequence MAELPFTLDQLRILKAIVNEGSFKKAAESLYVTQPAVSLQIQNLEKQLEITIFDRGGRKAQLTEAGKLLLKYCERILSQCDEACGAIEDLHNLKGGSLIIGASQTTGTYLMPRMIGLFRQKFPDVSVQLQVHSTRRTGWSVANGQIDLAIIGGELPNELNESLQIIPYSTDEVALVLSQKHPLSRLKELTKDDLYRLGFVTLDAQSTTRKVVDQLLKDSGLDIQRLRIEMELNSLEAIKNAVQSGLGAAFLPVVSIERELLAGSVHKPIIADLEVKRELKLISNPGRYTSRAAKAFTKEILPIFASPDSPIRNQ, from the coding sequence ATGGCCGAACTGCCTTTCACTCTAGATCAACTCCGCATCCTCAAGGCAATTGTCAATGAGGGCAGCTTCAAAAAAGCTGCAGAAAGTCTTTATGTCACTCAACCTGCTGTAAGTCTCCAAATTCAAAATTTGGAAAAACAATTAGAAATTACAATCTTCGATAGAGGTGGCCGAAAAGCACAACTCACAGAAGCAGGCAAACTTTTACTCAAATACTGTGAAAGAATTCTGAGTCAATGCGATGAAGCTTGTGGTGCAATAGAAGATCTACACAACTTAAAAGGAGGCTCTCTCATTATTGGAGCCAGTCAAACAACAGGAACATATTTAATGCCTAGAATGATTGGCCTTTTTCGACAAAAGTTTCCTGATGTATCAGTACAGTTACAAGTACACAGCACCCGAAGGACTGGATGGAGTGTGGCTAATGGACAAATTGATCTTGCGATCATAGGCGGAGAACTACCCAATGAATTAAATGAATCTTTGCAAATCATTCCATATTCCACTGACGAAGTAGCGTTGGTTCTTTCCCAAAAACATCCTTTATCTAGATTAAAAGAGCTGACTAAAGATGATTTATATCGTTTAGGGTTCGTAACCCTTGATGCCCAATCAACAACTAGAAAAGTAGTTGATCAATTACTTAAAGATTCTGGCCTAGATATTCAACGTCTTCGTATAGAAATGGAATTAAATTCTCTAGAAGCTATAAAGAATGCAGTGCAATCAGGTTTAGGAGCAGCATTTTTACCAGTAGTTTCTATAGAAAGAGAACTTTTAGCGGGCTCAGTGCATAAGCCAATTATCGCAGATCTTGAAGTTAAAAGAGAACTAAAACTCATTAGCAATCCAGGAAGGTATACATCTAGAGCAGCAAAAGCATTCACTAAAGAAATTTTACCAATCTTTGCTAGCCCAGATAGTCCTATAAGAAATCAATAA
- a CDS encoding NnrU family protein, whose amino-acid sequence MFPEDTHQSSFVMLLLLLIFAVIHSGGAALRIRAEAIVGPRIWRLLFASVSIPLAVLLILYFLAHRYDGLRLWNFQGVPGMIPFVWIATAISFLFLYPATYNLLEIPAIAKPQVRLYAQGIIRISRHPQAIGQVIWCIAHGLWLGSSFMVVTSVGLIAHHIFAIWHGDKRLRARFGEEFEEIKRNTSIIPFLAVIDGRQKLQWKEFLRPSQFGILVAVTVFWWSHRFIPVGTELFLSSKLQEVLA is encoded by the coding sequence ATGTTTCCAGAAGATACGCATCAAAGTAGCTTTGTAATGCTTTTATTATTGCTTATTTTTGCAGTAATTCATAGTGGTGGTGCTGCTTTAAGAATTAGGGCAGAAGCTATAGTTGGACCAAGAATTTGGAGATTGCTTTTTGCTAGTGTAAGTATTCCGCTAGCAGTTTTATTGATTTTATATTTTTTAGCTCATCGTTACGATGGGCTTCGACTATGGAATTTTCAAGGGGTTCCTGGAATGATTCCGTTCGTTTGGATTGCTACAGCGATTAGCTTTTTATTTTTATATCCTGCAACATATAATCTTTTAGAAATTCCTGCTATAGCCAAACCTCAAGTTAGGCTTTATGCCCAAGGAATTATTAGAATTAGCAGACATCCTCAAGCAATAGGACAAGTCATATGGTGTATTGCTCATGGTTTGTGGCTAGGCAGTAGTTTTATGGTTGTAACGTCGGTGGGTTTAATTGCTCATCATATTTTTGCGATTTGGCATGGTGATAAAAGATTAAGAGCTAGATTTGGGGAAGAATTTGAGGAAATCAAAAGAAATACATCAATTATCCCTTTTCTTGCTGTTATTGATGGCCGACAAAAGTTGCAATGGAAAGAATTTTTGAGGCCTTCTCAATTCGGCATATTAGTTGCAGTAACAGTCTTTTGGTGGTCTCATCGTTTTATTCCTGTTGGCACAGAATTGTTTTTATCTTCGAAGTTACAAGAAGTGCTCGCTTGA